In Acidimicrobiales bacterium, the sequence GACCTGCCGCGGCGAGCTCACCGACGGCCTGCATCACCTCGACGGTGGCGAGCATCCCCGTCTTGACGGCCGCGACCGGCAAGTCGCTCAGCACCGCGTCGAGCTGCGCTTCGAGCACCTCCACCGGCGGCACGTGCACGTGGGTGACGGCGTGGGTGTTCTGCGCGGTGAGGGCCGTGATGGCGCTCGTGCCGTGCACGCCGAGGGCAGCGAACGTGGTGAGGTCGGCCTGGATCCCGGCGCCGCCTCCAGAGTCGGACCCGGCGATCGTGAGCGCCACCGGGGGCGTGGGCTCGGGTGGCTCGGCGCTCACGGCGTGCCCGGGTGGGCCGGCGCGGCCGTCGCGATGCGGTCGAGCAGCTCGCGGACCGCCGCCGCAGGGTGTGGCGCGCGCATCACCGCGCCCATCACCGCAAGACCGTGCGCGCCCCCCTCCAGGCACGCTGCGGCGGACTCGCTGGTCACCCCGCCGAGCGCGAACACCGGCACCGCGTGGCCGTCGAGCGCAGCTGTGCCGAGTGGCGGGCCGTAGCCCGGCTTCGAGGCCGTGGGGAACACGGGCGACAGCGTCACCCACGACGCGCCGGTCGCCACAGCCGTGGCCACATCTGCCGGGCTGTGGCACGACCGGCCGGACGGCAAGAGGACCCCGGTCGTCGTCGGTGCCGGCAGCGGGTCGCGTGCGGCGAAGTGCACGCCCCACGCATTGAGCTCGGCGGCCAGCTCCACGTCCGACGCCACCACCAGGTCGGCCCCGGTGCCGGCCAGCGCGTCGGCAACTTCTCGTGCCAAGGCGTGCCGGTCGGCGTCGCCCAGATCCTTCTCGCGGAACAGCACCAGCGGCGCGCCAGCTCCTGCCGCGGCGGCCACGGTGTCGACCAGGGGTCGTCCGGCCGCCTGCGACTGGGCCCGGTCGGTCAGCACCAGCAGGCGTCCGAGGACCGCCGGTGACGCGGGTTCGGCGCGCCCGGGGTGCGTCGACCGAGTGTCCTGCGCCGCCACGGTGCCCCGTCAGGACCGCCGCGCGGGCGGCGCGAGGTCGGCCATACCGGTGAACGAGGTGGAGGCTTCCGCGTACAGGCGGCGAGGGATGCGCCCGGCCCGGTGGGCCAGCCGTCCGGCCTCGACGCCGAGCCGCATGGCGGTGGCCATCGCCTCGGGGTCCTCCGCGCGGGTGACGGCCGACGCCAACAACACGGCGTCGCACCCGAGCTCCATCGCGAGCGCCGCGTCCGACGCAGTGCCGATGCCGGCGTCGAGAACGATCGGCACTTCGGCGTGCTCCAAGATGATCGCCAAGTTGTACGGGTTGCGGATGCCCATCCCCGACCCGATCGGTGCGCCGAGCGGCATCACCGCCGCGCACCCGATGCCTTGCAGTCGTTGCGCGAGCACCGGGTCGTCGTTCGTGTAGGCCAAGACCACGAAGTCGTCGTCGACGAGCTGCTCGGCCGCGTCGACCAACTCGATCGGGTCGGGGAGCAGGGTCCGTTCGTCGGCGATCACCTCGAGCTTCAGCCAGTTCGTGTCCAGCGCCTCGCGTGCGAGTTGCGCAGTGCGCACCGCGTCGGCCGCGGTGAAGCAACCGGCGGTGTTCGGCAAGGCCTTCACGCCGGTGCGCTCGAGCACGTCGAACAGCGACCGCCCGCCCACGGGGTCGACCCGGCGCAGCGCGACGGTCGTGATCTCGGTGCCCGAGGCCACCAACGCACGTTCCAACACGTCGAGGCTCGGCGCGCCGCCGGTTCCCATGATGAGCCGCGAGCCGAACGACTCACCGGCGATCACCAGCCGGTCGCCAACCCCGCCCACATCCGCGCCGACATCTCCTTCTGCGCGGAAGATCCCACCGTCGCGGTCGGATTCCACGCGCGGAAGGGGTGACATGTCAGCCTCCTTGGGCCACGGTCAGGACTTCGATGCGGTCGCCGTCGGCGAGATGGTGTTCGTCCCATTGGCTCTTCGGCGTCAGCTCGCCGTTGATGGCCACGGCCGTGCCACGCGGGTCGATGTCGAGCTCGCGCAGGATCCCGCGGAGCGTGATGTGGGCGGGCGCGTCGAGCACGTCGTCGTTCACGTGCACGGTGATCGACGCGCCCGTCACCGCGCTCCTGACGCGGCCGACGCCCCCACCGCGGCGCGGGACGTCCCGCGGGTGCGCGGCCCGCCCCGCCCGAAGCGATCGATCGTGAACGCTTCGACCACGGCCGGTGTGCGCCCGGCCACCACGATCTCGGCCACGGCGTCGGCGGTCACCGGCGTGAGCAGCACGCCGTTGCGGAAGTGGCCGGTGGCGTGCACCAACCCGTGCACCGACCCGGTGCCGATGATCGGCGCGTTGTCAGGGCTGCCGGGCCGGAAGCCGACGAGGGTCTCGACCAGTTCGGCCTCGCTGATGCCGGGCACGAGCAGCGACGCATCGCGCAGCAACTCGTAGACGGCGCCGGCCGTCGGGCGGTGGTCCCACCCGCGCTCTTCGACCGTCGCGCCCACGATGATCCGTCCGTCGGGTCGCGGCACCAGGTACAAGCTGGTGCCGCGCACCAGCCCTCGCACCGCGTGTTGCAGCAACGGTTCGCCCGGCTCGCCCCGCACGGTGAGGATCTGGCCTTTCACCGGGCGGGTCGGCGATCGGTCGTCGGGCGGGACACCCGGCAGGTCTGCGGACGCCGCACCCGTCGCGACCACCACCGCCTCAGCGGTCAGCTGCTCGCTGCCGGAGGGCCCGTTGTCGATCTCGACCCCGGTCACGTTGCGCCCGGCCCCGTCGAGCACGACGCGGCGCGCGGTTGCGCGGACCACCTGCACCCTGGTCCGCTCGCACGCCACGCGCAGCGCGGCGGTGACCGTGCGGGGGTCGACCCGATGGTCCCCGGCGACCCACAGACCGCTGCGCACCGTCGACGCCAGCATCGGCTCGAGGCGCCGGGCGTCGCTCGAACGCAGCCGCTCGGCGGCCAGGCCGAGCCGGCCGAGGTAGTCGGCAAGCGCGCCGAGCGCAGCGCGATCGTCGTTGTCGTAGGCCACGGCCAGCGTGCCGTCGGCTTCGTAGTCCACGGGTCGACCGCTGGCGTCGGCGAGCTCAGCGGCGAACCCCGGCCAGCGCCGGGCCGAGTCGAGGTTGAGCGCCAGCAGCGGCTCCTCGCCATAGTGCGCCTCGGTGACGGGAGCGAGCATCCCTGCGGCCACGTGCGACGCGCCGCTGGCCGGACTCGGGTCGACCACGGCCACCGTGGCACCGCGCTGAGCCAGGCGCCACGCGCAGGCGAGCCCGATGATGCCGCCGCCGACCACCACGACGTCCCGGTGGGTCGCGTGGCCGGTCACGTCGACGACCCTTCGCCGAGCGCGGCGACGAGCGCGCGGGTCGCGGCTTCGGGATCGGGGACGCTGGTCACGGCCGAGATGACCGCCACCCCGGCCGCGCCGGTCGCGAGCGCGGCGGCCACCCGCTCGACCGACACACCCGAGATCGCCACCACCGGCACGTCGACGGCGTCGACGACTCCCTGGAGGCCGGCCACGCCGATCGGGGTGGGCAGATCGACTTTGGAGGTGGTCAGCCACACTGGGCCGACCCCGAGGTAGTCGGCGCCATCGGCCACGAGGCGCCGGGCGGTGTCGGCGTCGCGCGCCGTCCCCCCGACCACGAAGTCCGACCGGCCGGTGGTCGCCGGCGCGTCGATTCGCACTCCTGCAGCGAGGCGCCGTGCATCGGCAACGGGCAGGTCGTCGGCGCCGAGATGCACCCCGCCGGCACCGGCGGCAAGGGCGAGGTCGACGCGGTCGTTGACCACGCAACGCGTGCTGGTGTCGCGGCACACCTCGACGACCGCCGTAGCAAGCGCCAGCCGGCTGCGATCGGTTCCGGCCTTTGCTCGCACTTGCACGACCGTCGCGCCACCGCGCGCCGCGGCGCGGGCCACGTCGACCGAGCCGACGATGACGTGCAGGCCACCCAGGCGGCTGGCGCGGACCGCCGCGGTCACGGCTTGTGCGTCGGCGGGGCGACGTAGACCTCGCCGCCGGCCGCCACGAACTCCGCCGACTTCTCCTCCATGCCGGCGGCCAGCGCCTCATCGTCGGACATCCCGTGCTCTCGCGCGTAGTCCCGCACGTCCTGGCTGATGCGCATCGAGCAGAACTTCGGCCCGCACATCGAGCAGAAGTGGGCGGTCTTGGCTCCCTCGGCCGGCAGCGTCTCGTCGTGGTACTCGCGGGCCGTGTCGGGGTCCATCGCCAAGTCGAACTGGTCGTTCCAGCGGAACTCGAAGCGGGCTTTGCTCAGCGCGTCGTCCCACACCTGCGCGCCGGGGTGACCTTTGGCGACGTCGGCCGCGTGCGCCGCGATCTTGTAGGCGATCACGCCGTCCTTCACGTCTTGGCGGTTTGGCAACCCCAAGTGCTCCTTGGGGGTCACGTAACAGAGCATCGCCGTGCCGAACCAGCCGATCATCGCCGCGCCGATCGCGGAAGTGATGTGGTCGTAGCCCGGCGCCACGTCGGTGGTCAGCGGCCCGAGCGTGTAGAAGGGTGCCTCGTGGCACAGCTCCATCTGGAGCTCCACGTTCTCCTTGATCTTGTGCATCGGCACGTGGCCGGGCCCCTCGATCATGGTCTGCACGTCGTGGCGCCACGCGATGTCGGTGAGCTCGCCCAACGTGTGCAGCTCGGCGAACTGCGCCTCGTCGTTGGCATCCGCGATCGACCCGGGTCGCAGACCGTCGCCGAGCGAGAACGACACGTCGTATGCGGCGAAGATCTCGCACAGCTCCTCGAAGTGCTCGTACAGGAAGTTCTCGCGGTGGTGGGCGAGGCACCACGCAGCCAGGATCGACCCGCCGCGGCTCACGATGCCGGTCACCCGCCTGGCGGTCATCGGCACGTAGCGCAACAGCACCCCGGCGTGGATGGTCATGTAGTCGACGCCCTGTTCGGCCTGCTCCACGATCGTGTCGCGGAAGATCTCCCAGGTGAGCTCCTCGGCGGCGCCGTCGACTTTCTCGAGCGCCTGGTAGATCGGGACCGTGCCGATCGGCACCGGGCTGTTGCGCATGATCCACTCACGCGTGGTGTGGATGTCGCGACCCGTCGACAGGTCCATCACGGTGTCGGCGCCCCACTGGGTCGACCAGCGCAGCTTGTCGACTTCCTCTTCGATCGACGAGGTGACGGCCGAGTTGCCGATGTTGGCGTTGACCTTGGTGAGGAACTTCGTGCCGATGATCATCGGCTCGGACTCGGGGTGGTTGACGTTGGCCGGGATGATCGCCCGCCCACGGGCCACTTCGTCGCGCACGAACGCCGGCTCGAGCCCTTCGCGGATCGCCACGAACTCCATCTCGGGGGTGATCTCGCCACGCCGCGCATAGTGGAGCTGGGTGACGGTGGCGCCCGCGCGGGCGCGCAGCGGCTTGGGACGTTCGCCAGGGAACGCTTCGGCAGCCCGACCGGATCGCACCGCGGCGCGGCCATCGTCGCGGGGTTGCGCGTCGCGACCGTCGTACTCCTCGACATCGCCGCGCTCGAGCACCCACGCCCGGCGCATCGGCGCGAGACCGGCGTGCACGTCGCCCGCCGGTCCCCCGGTCCGGTAGAGCCGGACCGGCGCGTTCGGCTCGACCCCGTCGGGGGTGGTCGACGGGTCGAGGTCGACCTCGGTGAACGGCACCCGCAGGTCAGCTCGACTGCCCGTCACGTACACCTCGCGCCGCCGGGGCGCGCCGGCGGTGTTCGGACGGCTGGCGGCACGAACAGGGTCGATCGTGTCAGTCATTCGCACTCCCTTCGCCGGCATGACCCGGATCAGGTTCGGCGGTCGGCTCCGGCACCTCGGTGGCACCCTCGCCCTCTCAGCCTCGCCGGCCTTGCGGCCAAGTCGGCTCCCGCGTGGATGTGGCCAATATAGGTCGGCGCGGTCGCGGCTGGTCGGGGAGTTCGGGCTGGGGCTGGGGGCTGGGACTCGCGCCTCGCGGCTCTGGGCTCGCGACTCGGGGCGCGTGGGCCACCGGCGGGGCGGGCGCGCGCGTCGTCAGGACTTGCGCCGCCTGCCCGTCGGGTCGCGCACCAGGCCGTGCAACACCAGCTCGAACTGGCGGTCGATGGCCTCGTCCACGTCGCCGAAGTCGAGTTGCGGCTTGGCGATCATCAGCGCCGACAGGCCGTGCACCGAGCTCCACAACGCCAGCGTGAGGTTGAACGCGCCCATCGCCGTGATCTCCGGCCGGACGGCGTCGCTCTCGAGCATCGCCTCGACGGCTTCGAGGAAACCGCGGAACGTGGAGTGGTCCGACATGAACACATCGCCGAAGGCGTCGCGGTCTGACGGCAGCCTGCTCAGCAGCATCAGCCGGTAGTGCTCGGGGTGTTCGAGCGCGAAGTGGACGTAGGCCCGGCCTTGGCGGAACACCTCGGCGACGGGGTCGGTCTCGGGATCAGCCGAGTCGATCGCTTCTCCGAGCCGGTCGAACTCGAGCCGGCAGACCTCGACCAGCAGGGCGGTCTTGTCGTCGAAGTGGCGGTAGATCGATGGCGGTGTGACGCCAACCCGTTCGGCGACGCCCCGGATGGACACCGCATCTTCTGACCCGGTCTCCATCAGCAGCTCCTCGGCCGCTTCCAGGATCTCGGTGCGCAGCAGCTCCCCTTCGCCGCGCCGGGCCCGCGTGCGCGTTGCCGGCGGGCGAGCGGTCGTGGAGGCCCGCGTTGCAGAGGTCATCTCGACATCGATGATCCCACCTTGTCGTCGTCGCTGTGCGTCGTCTCACGTGCGGTGGCGATCGGGGTGGGCGAGGCGAGGCCGTCGGCGGGTGCGCCACCGGACGGTCGACCGGTCTCGGAGTGCGCTCCCGCGTCGAGGTCGATGTGCTCAGAGAACCCGTAGCGGTCGTGCAAGCGCCGCAGTGGGCCAGGTGCCCACCAGTTGGCGTTGCCGGCGAGGCGCATCAGGGCGGGCACCAGCGTGCCGCGGATCACGAAGGCGTCCATCAACACGGCCAGCGTCAGCCCGATGCCGAACAGCTTGATGAAGCTGACCTGCCCGGTGGCCATGGCGAGGAACACGATCGACATCAACAGGGCGGCAGCGGTGACGATGCGACCGGTGCGCTCCAACCCGTGGGCGATGGCCTGCTCGTTGGGCTGGCCCCGGTCGTGCTCCTCCTTGATGCGGCTGAGCAGGAACACCTCGTAGTCCATCGACAGGCCGAAGGCCACGCAGAACATCAGGATCGGCATGGTGGCGGCCAGCGTGCCGGTGGGTGTGAAGTTCAAGAACCCCGACCAGTGGCCTTCTTGGAAGATCCAGACCATCGCGCCGAACGTCGCCGAGAGGCTGAGGACGTTCATCACCAGCGCCTTCAGGGGCACGAGCACCGAGCCGAACGCCCAGAACAGCAACACGAACGTGACCACGGCGATGATCCCGAGGGCGAGGGGCAGGCGCCCGAACACCGACGCGTTGGTGTCGGCCATCTCGGCGGACTGTCCGCCGACCAGCGCACGGACGCCATCGGGCGTCGGCACGTCGCGGATGTCCTGCACCATCGTCACCGCCCGTGTCGACAGCGGTTCGAGCGTCGGCACCACCGACAGCCAGGTGCCCGCACCCGTGGGGTCCTCGAACCGTTGGGTCACCGCGGCGGGCGCCGGGAGCTTGTCGCCGTCGAAGTAGATGCCGGTCGGCGCGTCGACCCGCCCGACCCCCGAGACCTTGGAGATCTCGGTCGCGTAGCGGTCGACGCCTTGGGCTCGCGCGGCGGCGTTGCCGAGCTTGGTGAGGTCCGGCAAGACCACCGATGTCGCGCCGAAGTCCTTGGAGGAGAACTGCTCGCGCATCATGTCGTTGACTTGGCGCACATGGCTGCTGGGCGGCAGCACCCGGTCGTCGGGGTACCCGAGCTTGAGGCCGAGGAACGGGGCGCCGAGCGCGACCAACAGCACCAGCGCAGCGGTCACGAACGGGATCGGCCGTCGCATCACCACCGTGGCCACCCGATGCCAGAACCCTTCGCCAGCCGGCTTCAGCGAGCGCTTCCACAGCGGCAACGCGTTCACGCGCGCACCGAGCGCCGCCAACAGGGCGGGGAGCACGACCACGGCGCACACGCCGGCCAGCGCGGCCACGGCGACGCCCGCGTACGCGAACGACCGGAGGAACGCCAGCGGGAAGACCAGCAAAGCCGACAGTGACGCGGCGACGGTCAGCGCGCTGAACGCAACCGTGCGGCCGGCGGTGCAGACGGTGCGGATGACCGCGTCGTTGGGGGCGTGCCCCGCGGCCAGCTCCTCGCGGAACCTCGTGACGATGAACAGCGAATAGTCGATGCCGAGCCCGAAGCCCATCGACGTGGTCATGTTCAGCGAGAAGATCGACACTTCGGTGAACCCGGCCAGGACTCGCAGGATCAAGAACGTGCCGATGACCGAGAGCGCACCGGTGACCAGGGGCATGAGCGATGCCATGCCCGACCCGAAGACCAGCAAGAGCAACACGATCGTGATCGGGATGGCGACCATCTCGGCCTTCTGAAGGTCCTTCTCCACGGTGTGGTTCACCTCGTGGAAGGTGGGTCCGAAACCACCGACGCGGACGGTGACCCCTGCCGGGGGATGGCCTTCGAGGTCGGTCTGGATCTCGCCCGCCCGGTCGACGACCTCGTTCTGCGCGCCGGCGATGCGGGCGATGATCAGCGCACTGCGGTTGTTCTTCGACCGCAGCGGCGCCACGGACCCGAGGCTCCAGTACGAGGCGACGTCGCGGACGTCGGTCGTCGCCGCGAGCTGCTGGCTGAGCTGGTTGCCGACGGCGACCACGGACGGGGAATCCACCGTCCCGGTCTTCGCGGACACGACCACCACCAGGTTGGGCGAGCCTTGGTGGAACTGGTCCTTGAGCGCGTTCGAGGCCTTGGTCGCTTCGGCGGCGGGGTTGTCGAAGCCGCCCGATGACAAGTGCTTCGCCGCGCCACCGCCGACGGCGCCGGCCACGAGGAACGCGAGCAGCGCGGCCACGAGGACCGGCCTCCGGCGGCGGACGACGAAGCTTCCGATGCGAGCGAGCATGGGTCCGACTCCCCTGACGTAACACGGTTACGTTATCGATGGAATCATTCGTCAGGAGCCGGCGCCGGGTCCACAGGACATCGGTCACGTCCCGCTCGCCCTGGTGGTGTGTCGGGTGGGTGAGGAGGTGGTCATGGCGATTCATCCGTGCCGCTGGCCAGGACGCACGACGAAGGCGCAGCCGTGGCTGCGGTGAGGAGGAGGACGTCGCCCAGCGGTGCCGAGGGCCGCCGGGACCGCCCCGCCACTTGCCAGACGCACCATTAGGGTGCGACCCATGTCGTGGACGCCGTCGCCGCTGTCGGAACCCGCCGGGTCGCCTGCCGCCGCGGCCCGCGCGGAGGCCGATGTCACCTCCGTCGACGGTCTGGGTCAGGGTGCTGCGCTCGAAGCGACGCCCGCGCGCGACGGGGCCCGCCTGGCCGAAGGGCCGGACATCGACCAGCTCGAGACAGCGTTGCGGGCGGTTGATCGAGCGCTGGCCCGCCTCGACGACGGCAGCTACGGACGTTGTGAGGACTGTGGCGCAGCGATCGACGACGCCCGGTTGGCGGTGGACCCCACCGCCGCGCGTTGCGCCGCCCACTGACGGCGGGAGCCACGAAGGCGCGGTTCACACACGTTGGTGATGGTCACACCGGATCTGGGCTGGTGGGCACGCCGCGAACGTCGCTGGTCGCCGCGCTAGATCCCCTCGGGGGTCGTGACCGTCACCGAGCCTGACTCGAGCAGGCGCACGCGCTCGCCGAGCTCCAGGGTGGTTCCGCGCACCAGCACCCAACGGGCATCGAGGTTCGACAACCGGGGGCTCGGCGATCCGAGCCGCCGCTCGAGCGCCATGATCAACCCGCCGTGGGTCACCCCGAGGGCGTCGCCGCCGGGCACTGCCGCGGCCACCCGATGCAACGCCCGTTCGGCGCGGGCGACGAGCTCCTCGTCGCTCTCCCAGCCCGGCGGACGCCGCTGCTCGCCGCGCAAGGGCCCGTTCGTGGCCGTCGCCTCCGGCACGAGGTAGCCCGGCCAGCGCGCTTCGATCTCGGCGCGGGTGAGGCCCTGCCACTCGCCGGCGTGGCGCTCGCGCAAGTCGGGGTCGAGGTACACCGGGCCGATCCCGAGCGCGTCGGCCAGGATCTCTGCGGTCGTGGCGGCGCGCACGAGATCCGACGCGACGAGCAGGTCGACGGCGCCGAGGCTCGCCGCGGCTGCGGCGGCCTGTGCGCGACCCAGGTCGCTGAGCTCGATGTCGGCCTGGCCCTGCCAACGCCCGTCGGCGTTCCACTCGGACTGGCCGTGGCGGATCAACAGCACGCGCGTGGTCGGCTCGCCGGACATGGGTGTGCACGGTACCCGTCGGGTGCGACACGTCGGAATGCCGCTCGGGCCCGCGCTCGATGCGACCACGCCGCGCTGGGTCCCCGGGCCCCGCGCTCTACGCGACCTGCTGCTCACCACCCGAGGTGGGGGGCGCCCGATGTGCTGACCAGCCGAGGTCGGGGAGGCGCCCGATGGGCGTGGGAGGGGCATGGTTTGTACCCTTGAGCAGGTCATGGCTGTGTTGCGGTTGTTCGCCGCTGCCCGTGAAGCGGCCGGCACCGGCCGCGACGTCATTCCTGGAGCCACCGTCCGTGAAGTGCTCGACGCGGCCGAGGCTCGTTACGGGCGACCCTTCGCTGCGGTCCTGGTCACGTCGAAGGTCTGGCGCAACGGCGAAGAAGTGCCGGGCGACGCGCCGGTCACCGACGGCGACGAGGTCGCGGTGCTGCCGCCCGTGTCGGGCGGGCTCGGCTGATGGCTGACGAGCCGCAGCGCGGCCAACGCCCACCTCGCCGCACCCGCGTGACGCGCCAGCCACCGCGCGCTCCGCGGGCACCGGTCCGCCAGCCACCCGAAGGCTCCGCCGCTGCGCCGCGACCGGCAGCCCAACCTGCGCCGGCCGCCCGGCCGCGCACCGCTTCGCGTCGCGGTCCCGTGGGCCCCGACGGTCAAGCAACTCGTTACCGCACGTTCGACGCGCAGAAGCCGGCATTGCGCTCCCGGCCGGCCACCCGTTCCCAAGTCGCGGAAGTCGCGGCCGCCGCCCCGGCGGGGCGCACCCCGTTGTGGCGCCAAGTCGAGCAAGAGGAAGCGGCGCGCTGGTGGAACCGGGCGCGCGTGGTCCGTGAGCCGAGGCTCCCTGGGCATTGGCAGGCGCGCTACGGCGCCGTGCACGACATCGACGGCCCTCGGGTGCGGATGGGTCTGCTGTGGCTCGTGGTCGTGGGCGTGGCGCTCGCGATCGGCCT encodes:
- a CDS encoding MoaD/ThiS family protein, which encodes MAVLRLFAAAREAAGTGRDVIPGATVREVLDAAEARYGRPFAAVLVTSKVWRNGEEVPGDAPVTDGDEVAVLPPVSGGLG
- a CDS encoding thiamine phosphate synthase; the protein is MAAQDTRSTHPGRAEPASPAVLGRLLVLTDRAQSQAAGRPLVDTVAAAAGAGAPLVLFREKDLGDADRHALAREVADALAGTGADLVVASDVELAAELNAWGVHFAARDPLPAPTTTGVLLPSGRSCHSPADVATAVATGASWVTLSPVFPTASKPGYGPPLGTAALDGHAVPVFALGGVTSESAAACLEGGAHGLAVMGAVMRAPHPAAAVRELLDRIATAAPAHPGTP
- the thiO gene encoding glycine oxidase ThiO; amino-acid sequence: MTGHATHRDVVVVGGGIIGLACAWRLAQRGATVAVVDPSPASGASHVAAGMLAPVTEAHYGEEPLLALNLDSARRWPGFAAELADASGRPVDYEADGTLAVAYDNDDRAALGALADYLGRLGLAAERLRSSDARRLEPMLASTVRSGLWVAGDHRVDPRTVTAALRVACERTRVQVVRATARRVVLDGAGRNVTGVEIDNGPSGSEQLTAEAVVVATGAASADLPGVPPDDRSPTRPVKGQILTVRGEPGEPLLQHAVRGLVRGTSLYLVPRPDGRIIVGATVEERGWDHRPTAGAVYELLRDASLLVPGISEAELVETLVGFRPGSPDNAPIIGTGSVHGLVHATGHFRNGVLLTPVTADAVAEIVVAGRTPAVVEAFTIDRFGRGGPRTRGTSRAAVGASAASGAR
- a CDS encoding histidine phosphatase family protein; this translates as MSGEPTTRVLLIRHGQSEWNADGRWQGQADIELSDLGRAQAAAAAASLGAVDLLVASDLVRAATTAEILADALGIGPVYLDPDLRERHAGEWQGLTRAEIEARWPGYLVPEATATNGPLRGEQRRPPGWESDEELVARAERALHRVAAAVPGGDALGVTHGGLIMALERRLGSPSPRLSNLDARWVLVRGTTLELGERVRLLESGSVTVTTPEGI
- a CDS encoding MMPL family transporter, whose translation is MLARIGSFVVRRRRPVLVAALLAFLVAGAVGGGAAKHLSSGGFDNPAAEATKASNALKDQFHQGSPNLVVVVSAKTGTVDSPSVVAVGNQLSQQLAATTDVRDVASYWSLGSVAPLRSKNNRSALIIARIAGAQNEVVDRAGEIQTDLEGHPPAGVTVRVGGFGPTFHEVNHTVEKDLQKAEMVAIPITIVLLLLVFGSGMASLMPLVTGALSVIGTFLILRVLAGFTEVSIFSLNMTTSMGFGLGIDYSLFIVTRFREELAAGHAPNDAVIRTVCTAGRTVAFSALTVAASLSALLVFPLAFLRSFAYAGVAVAALAGVCAVVVLPALLAALGARVNALPLWKRSLKPAGEGFWHRVATVVMRRPIPFVTAALVLLVALGAPFLGLKLGYPDDRVLPPSSHVRQVNDMMREQFSSKDFGATSVVLPDLTKLGNAAARAQGVDRYATEISKVSGVGRVDAPTGIYFDGDKLPAPAAVTQRFEDPTGAGTWLSVVPTLEPLSTRAVTMVQDIRDVPTPDGVRALVGGQSAEMADTNASVFGRLPLALGIIAVVTFVLLFWAFGSVLVPLKALVMNVLSLSATFGAMVWIFQEGHWSGFLNFTPTGTLAATMPILMFCVAFGLSMDYEVFLLSRIKEEHDRGQPNEQAIAHGLERTGRIVTAAALLMSIVFLAMATGQVSFIKLFGIGLTLAVLMDAFVIRGTLVPALMRLAGNANWWAPGPLRRLHDRYGFSEHIDLDAGAHSETGRPSGGAPADGLASPTPIATARETTHSDDDKVGSSMSR
- a CDS encoding TetR/AcrR family transcriptional regulator, whose amino-acid sequence is MTSATRASTTARPPATRTRARRGEGELLRTEILEAAEELLMETGSEDAVSIRGVAERVGVTPPSIYRHFDDKTALLVEVCRLEFDRLGEAIDSADPETDPVAEVFRQGRAYVHFALEHPEHYRLMLLSRLPSDRDAFGDVFMSDHSTFRGFLEAVEAMLESDAVRPEITAMGAFNLTLALWSSVHGLSALMIAKPQLDFGDVDEAIDRQFELVLHGLVRDPTGRRRKS
- the thiS gene encoding sulfur carrier protein ThiS; the encoded protein is MTGASITVHVNDDVLDAPAHITLRGILRELDIDPRGTAVAINGELTPKSQWDEHHLADGDRIEVLTVAQGG
- the thiC gene encoding phosphomethylpyrimidine synthase ThiC, which codes for MTDTIDPVRAASRPNTAGAPRRREVYVTGSRADLRVPFTEVDLDPSTTPDGVEPNAPVRLYRTGGPAGDVHAGLAPMRRAWVLERGDVEEYDGRDAQPRDDGRAAVRSGRAAEAFPGERPKPLRARAGATVTQLHYARRGEITPEMEFVAIREGLEPAFVRDEVARGRAIIPANVNHPESEPMIIGTKFLTKVNANIGNSAVTSSIEEEVDKLRWSTQWGADTVMDLSTGRDIHTTREWIMRNSPVPIGTVPIYQALEKVDGAAEELTWEIFRDTIVEQAEQGVDYMTIHAGVLLRYVPMTARRVTGIVSRGGSILAAWCLAHHRENFLYEHFEELCEIFAAYDVSFSLGDGLRPGSIADANDEAQFAELHTLGELTDIAWRHDVQTMIEGPGHVPMHKIKENVELQMELCHEAPFYTLGPLTTDVAPGYDHITSAIGAAMIGWFGTAMLCYVTPKEHLGLPNRQDVKDGVIAYKIAAHAADVAKGHPGAQVWDDALSKARFEFRWNDQFDLAMDPDTAREYHDETLPAEGAKTAHFCSMCGPKFCSMRISQDVRDYAREHGMSDDEALAAGMEEKSAEFVAAGGEVYVAPPTHKP
- a CDS encoding thiazole synthase gives rise to the protein MSPLPRVESDRDGGIFRAEGDVGADVGGVGDRLVIAGESFGSRLIMGTGGAPSLDVLERALVASGTEITTVALRRVDPVGGRSLFDVLERTGVKALPNTAGCFTAADAVRTAQLAREALDTNWLKLEVIADERTLLPDPIELVDAAEQLVDDDFVVLAYTNDDPVLAQRLQGIGCAAVMPLGAPIGSGMGIRNPYNLAIILEHAEVPIVLDAGIGTASDAALAMELGCDAVLLASAVTRAEDPEAMATAMRLGVEAGRLAHRAGRIPRRLYAEASTSFTGMADLAPPARRS
- a CDS encoding thiamine phosphate synthase — its product is MTAAVRASRLGGLHVIVGSVDVARAAARGGATVVQVRAKAGTDRSRLALATAVVEVCRDTSTRCVVNDRVDLALAAGAGGVHLGADDLPVADARRLAAGVRIDAPATTGRSDFVVGGTARDADTARRLVADGADYLGVGPVWLTTSKVDLPTPIGVAGLQGVVDAVDVPVVAISGVSVERVAAALATGAAGVAVISAVTSVPDPEAATRALVAALGEGSST
- a CDS encoding TraR/DksA C4-type zinc finger protein, giving the protein MSWTPSPLSEPAGSPAAAARAEADVTSVDGLGQGAALEATPARDGARLAEGPDIDQLETALRAVDRALARLDDGSYGRCEDCGAAIDDARLAVDPTAARCAAH